The DNA sequence TAGTAAAGCTAACTCATGTATTTCGCTTTCAGGAAGAAATAAAAGAAATTTTTTTGGATTAGTAATATTTTCCTTTGATATACAACCATCAATAGCAATAATTAATTTTTGACGTATAAAATTCGAAAAAAAATGTTCGTGTACAGAATCAATTGAACCGGTTTGCCATAATATTCCAATTTTTTCAAAAAGTGGAATAATTATATCAATTATTGTATCTTCAAATCCATAATTAATAACAAGTGTTGAAAATATTTTATCTAATCTTATCTCATCAAATTCTATCATTGCAAGAATTAGTGTCCCGATTCGGCTTTCAGTATCAGTTATTTTGTTAGTCAGATTTATAACTTTTTCATTTAATTCAGCTTCACTTAATAATGCAATTTGTGATATTTTTAAACCATTATTTTTCAGAATAGCTATATTTAATAGTCTTTTTAAATCTTCATCACAATATGTTCTTATATTAGTACATGTTCTTTTAGGGTTTATAATTCCATATCTCTTTTCCCATATCCTAATGGTATGTGCTTTTATATCCGTT is a window from the Bacteroidales bacterium genome containing:
- a CDS encoding MerR family transcriptional regulator; its protein translation is MSSGYYSIRDLEKLTDIKAHTIRIWEKRYGIINPKRTCTNIRTYCDEDLKRLLNIAILKNNGLKISQIALLSEAELNEKVINLTNKITDTESRIGTLILAMIEFDEIRLDKIFSTLVINYGFEDTIIDIIIPLFEKIGILWQTGSIDSVHEHFFSNFIRQKLIIAIDGCISKENITNPKKFLLFLPESEIHELALLIYSYIIKKRGHKVIYLGRSVPVNKLKNITSVIDFDYMLVSSIYNIPMNKYIYSLSEMFHDIKIFISGYYIRNNEDITPSNIKILKSFRDFSNETFLQLN